In Populus trichocarpa isolate Nisqually-1 chromosome 16, P.trichocarpa_v4.1, whole genome shotgun sequence, a genomic segment contains:
- the LOC7482614 gene encoding probable LRR receptor-like serine/threonine-protein kinase At1g06840 isoform X1: MGFDYLPCLGMKMLQLRTWGCVFLLSYCYLLLLTVAQVTNPSEVNALLAVKNNLIDPMKQLSNWNKGDPCTSNWTGVFCYDATGTDGYLHVRELQLLNLNLSGNLAPELGQLSQLAILDFMWNELTGSIPREIGNLSSLKLLLLNGNKLSGSLPDELGYLSKLIRLQVDQNNISGRIPKSFANMSSIRHFHLNNNSISGQIPPELSKLSTLVHLLLDNNNLSGYLPPELSKFPEMRIIQLDNNNFNGSGIPATYGSLSRLVKLSLRNCSLQGSIPDLSSIPNLYYLDLSKNNLRGSLPPKLSDTMRTIDLSENHLSGSIPGSFSDLSFLQRLSLENNQLNGSVPANIWQNMTSTKSACFTIDLRNNSLSSISGALNPPDNVTLRLRGNPICENANIANIIQFCGFEAGGDRTTERSMNSTMTCPVQACPVDNFFEYVPASPLPCFCASPLRIGYRLKSPSFSYFDPYAFPFELHVTSALKLNPYQLSIDSYFWEEGPRLRMHLKIFPPANNVHSNTFNVSEVGRIRGAFTSWHFPGDDLFGPYELLNFTLVGPYAAIHFDTKGKNISIGIWVAVILGAIACTVAVSAVVTLLIARRYARKHRNLSRRHSSSKASIKIDGVKGFTFKEMALATDNFNCSTQVGRGGYGKVYRGVLSGNSIVAIKRTEEGSLQGQKEFLTEIKLLSRLHHRNLVSLVGYCEEKEEQMLVYEFMPNGTLRDWLSDKAKGTLNFGTRLSIALGSAKGILYLHTEAQPPVFHRDIKATNILLDSKLTAKVADFGLSRLAPVLDDEGNLPNHVSTVVRGTPGYLDPEYFLTHKLTDKSDVYSLGIVFLELLTGMHPISHGKNIVREVNMAHQSGIMFSIIDNRMGAYPSECVERFVALALSCCHDKQEKRPSMQDVVRELETILKMMPEADAIYAESTSTYSGKSTPTYSGKSASSSSFYSSQYLYESSCLLGSDLSSGVVPTINPR; encoded by the exons ATGGGGTTTGACTATCTTCCTTGTTTG GGCATGAAGATGTTGCAGCTCAGAACTTGGGGGTGTGTTTTTCTCCTGTCATATTGTTACTTGCTGCTCCTTACAGTTGCTCAAGTTACAAATCCCTCAGAAg TCAATGCATTGCTAGCAGTCAAGAACAATTTGATTGATCCTATGAAGCAACTCAGTAATTGGAATAAGGGAGATCCATGTACATCCAATTGGACTGGTGTTTTTTGTTATGATGCAACTGGGACTGATGGATACTTGCATGTCCGAGAACT TCAGCTTCTTAATTTGAATCTTTCTGGAAATTTAGCACCTGAGCTAGGCCAACTTTCTCAACTGGCAATATT GGATTTCATGTGGAATGAATTGACTGGCAGCATACCAAGAGAGATAGGAAATCTTTCATCTTTGAAACTCCT GCTGTTGAATGGAAACAAATTATCAGGATCGTTACCTGATGAGCTTGGCTATTTATCGAAATTAATTAGACTCCAAGTGGATCAGAACAATATTTCAGGACGAATACCAAAATCATTTGCTAACATGAGCAGTATTAGACATTT CCACTTGAACAACAACTCAATCAGTGGTCAAATTCCACCCGAGCTTTCCAAACTATCAACTCTTGTTCACTT GCTTTTGGATAATAATAACTTATCTGGGTATCTTCCACCAGAATTATCAAAGTTCCCAGAGATGCGGATAAT TCAACTTGACAACAACAACTTTAACGGATCTGGAATTCCAGCTACTTATGGCAGCCTTTCCAGATTAGTAAAATT AAGTCTCAGAAATTGTAGCTTGCAAGGTTCTATACCTGATCTTAGCAGCATACCAAACCTATACTATTT GGATCTGAGCAAGAACAACCTTAGAGGATCTCTACCACCCAAACTTTCTGATACTATGAGAACTAT CGATTTGTCAGAGAACCATCTTAGTGGATCTATACCAGGAAGTTTCTcagatctttcttttcttcaaagaCT GTCACTTGAAAATAATCAGTTGAATGGGTCTGTGCCAGCTAACATTTGGCAGAACATGACCTCCACTAAAAGTGCTTGTTTTACAAT TGATCTCAGGAACAATTCACTCTCAAGCATTTCGGGGGCGTTGAATCCGCCGGACAATGTCACCTTAag GCTTCGAGGCAATCCTATTTGTGAAAATGCAAACATAGCCAACATAATCCAGTTCTGTGGATTTGAAGCTGGAGGAGATAGGACTACTGAGAGGTCAATGAATTCTACGATGACATGTCCTGTTCAAGCATGCCCAGTAGATAATTTCTTTGAATATGTCCCAGCTTCACCTCTACCATGCTTTTGTGCCTCCCCTCTTAGGATTGGATACAGACTTAAGAGCCCTAGTTTCTCTTATTTTGATCCATATGCTTTTCCATTCGAGTTACATGTGACTAGTGCTCTTAAACTGAATCCATATCAATTGTCAATCGATTCCTATTTCTGGGAAGAAGGCCCTCGTTTAAGAATGCATCTGAAGATATTTCCTCCAGCTAATAATGTGCACTCAAACACATTTAATGTATCCGAGGTTGGACGAATAAGAGGTGCATTTACATCGTGGCACTTTCCTGGTGATGACTTATTCGGACCATATGAACTTCTCAACTTCACTCTAGTGGGACCTTATGCAGCGA TACATTTCGACACAAAAGGGAAGAATATTAGCATAGGAATTTGGGTAGCCGTTATATTAGGTGCTATTGCCTGTACCGTTGCAGTATCTGCAGTTGTCACACTTCTTATTGCTAGAAGATATGCTAGAAAGCATAGAAATTTGTCGAGAAGACATTCAT CATCGAAGGCATCGATAAAAATCGATGGTGTGAAAGGCTTCACATTTAAAGAAATGGCCCTGGCTACTGATAACTTTAACTGCTCAACTCAAGTTGGTAGAGGAGGCTATGGAAAGGTTTATAGAGGTGTTCTTTCTGGCAACTCAATTGTGGCCATAAAGCGTACTGAAGAAGGATCATTACAAGGCCAAAAAGAATTTCTGACTGAGATTAAATTGTTGTCAAGGTTGCATCACAGAAATCTAGTTTCACTGGTTGGATATTGTGAAGAAAAAGAGGAGCAG ATGCTGGTGTACGAGTTCATGCCAAATGGTACCTTGCGGGACTGGCTTTCCG ATAAGGCCAAGGGAACATTGAACTTTGGTACAAGGTTAAGCATCGCGCTGGGTTCAGCTAAGGGTATCCTTTACCTCCATACTGAAGCACAGCCTCCGGTATTCCACCGGGATATCAAGGCCACTAACATACTATTAGACTCTAAGCTCACTGCTAAAGTTGCTGACTTTGGACTCTCACGTCTCGCTCCTGTCTTGGATGATGAAGGGAATCTGCCTAATCATGTATCAACAGTAGTGAGGGGAACTCCA GGATACCTCGATCCAGAATACTTTTTGACCCATAAGTTGACAGACAAGAGTGATGTGTATAGCCTTGGGATTGTGTTTCTGGAGCTCCTGACTGGTATGCACCCCATATCACATGGCAAAAACATTGTTCGCGAG GTTAACATGGCTCATCAGTCTGGCATTATGTTCTCTATCATAGACAACAGAATGGGTGCTTATCCATCTGAATGTGTGGAGAGATTTGTGGCGTTGGCACTCAGCTGTTGCCATGACAAGCAAGAAAAGCGGCCGTCAATGCAGGATGTGGTCAGGGAACTGGAAACCATACTCAAAATGATGCCAGAAGCTGATGCCATCTATGCAGAATCCACTTCCACATATTCTGGCAAATCCACTCCCACATATTCCGGCAAGTcagcatcatcatcttcattttaCTCGAGCCAATATCTATACGAAAGTTCCTGTCTTCTGGGAAGTGATCTTAGCAGTGGTGTTGTTCCCACCATCAACCCTCGCTAA
- the LOC7482614 gene encoding probable LRR receptor-like serine/threonine-protein kinase At1g06840 isoform X3 translates to MKMLQLRTWGCVFLLSYCYLLLLTVAQVTNPSEVNALLAVKNNLIDPMKQLSNWNKGDPCTSNWTGVFCYDATGTDGYLHVRELQLLNLNLSGNLAPELGQLSQLAILDFMWNELTGSIPREIGNLSSLKLLLLNGNKLSGSLPDELGYLSKLIRLQVDQNNISGRIPKSFANMSSIRHFHLNNNSISGQIPPELSKLSTLVHLLLDNNNLSGYLPPELSKFPEMRIIQLDNNNFNGSGIPATYGSLSRLVKLSLRNCSLQGSIPDLSSIPNLYYLDLSKNNLRGSLPPKLSDTMRTIDLSENHLSGSIPGSFSDLSFLQRLSLENNQLNGSVPANIWQNMTSTKSACFTIDLRNNSLSSISGALNPPDNVTLRLRGNPICENANIANIIQFCGFEAGGDRTTERSMNSTMTCPVQACPVDNFFEYVPASPLPCFCASPLRIGYRLKSPSFSYFDPYAFPFELHVTSALKLNPYQLSIDSYFWEEGPRLRMHLKIFPPANNVHSNTFNVSEVGRIRGAFTSWHFPGDDLFGPYELLNFTLVGPYAAIHFDTKGKNISIGIWVAVILGAIACTVAVSAVVTLLIARRYARKHRNLSRRHSSSKASIKIDGVKGFTFKEMALATDNFNCSTQVGRGGYGKVYRGVLSGNSIVAIKRTEEGSLQGQKEFLTEIKLLSRLHHRNLVSLVGYCEEKEEQMLVYEFMPNGTLRDWLSDKAKGTLNFGTRLSIALGSAKGILYLHTEAQPPVFHRDIKATNILLDSKLTAKVADFGLSRLAPVLDDEGNLPNHVSTVVRGTPGYLDPEYFLTHKLTDKSDVYSLGIVFLELLTGMHPISHGKNIVREVNMAHQSGIMFSIIDNRMGAYPSECVERFVALALSCCHDKQEKRPSMQDVVRELETILKMMPEADAIYAESTSTYSGKSTPTYSGKSASSSSFYSSQYLYESSCLLGSDLSSGVVPTINPR, encoded by the exons ATGAAGATGTTGCAGCTCAGAACTTGGGGGTGTGTTTTTCTCCTGTCATATTGTTACTTGCTGCTCCTTACAGTTGCTCAAGTTACAAATCCCTCAGAAg TCAATGCATTGCTAGCAGTCAAGAACAATTTGATTGATCCTATGAAGCAACTCAGTAATTGGAATAAGGGAGATCCATGTACATCCAATTGGACTGGTGTTTTTTGTTATGATGCAACTGGGACTGATGGATACTTGCATGTCCGAGAACT TCAGCTTCTTAATTTGAATCTTTCTGGAAATTTAGCACCTGAGCTAGGCCAACTTTCTCAACTGGCAATATT GGATTTCATGTGGAATGAATTGACTGGCAGCATACCAAGAGAGATAGGAAATCTTTCATCTTTGAAACTCCT GCTGTTGAATGGAAACAAATTATCAGGATCGTTACCTGATGAGCTTGGCTATTTATCGAAATTAATTAGACTCCAAGTGGATCAGAACAATATTTCAGGACGAATACCAAAATCATTTGCTAACATGAGCAGTATTAGACATTT CCACTTGAACAACAACTCAATCAGTGGTCAAATTCCACCCGAGCTTTCCAAACTATCAACTCTTGTTCACTT GCTTTTGGATAATAATAACTTATCTGGGTATCTTCCACCAGAATTATCAAAGTTCCCAGAGATGCGGATAAT TCAACTTGACAACAACAACTTTAACGGATCTGGAATTCCAGCTACTTATGGCAGCCTTTCCAGATTAGTAAAATT AAGTCTCAGAAATTGTAGCTTGCAAGGTTCTATACCTGATCTTAGCAGCATACCAAACCTATACTATTT GGATCTGAGCAAGAACAACCTTAGAGGATCTCTACCACCCAAACTTTCTGATACTATGAGAACTAT CGATTTGTCAGAGAACCATCTTAGTGGATCTATACCAGGAAGTTTCTcagatctttcttttcttcaaagaCT GTCACTTGAAAATAATCAGTTGAATGGGTCTGTGCCAGCTAACATTTGGCAGAACATGACCTCCACTAAAAGTGCTTGTTTTACAAT TGATCTCAGGAACAATTCACTCTCAAGCATTTCGGGGGCGTTGAATCCGCCGGACAATGTCACCTTAag GCTTCGAGGCAATCCTATTTGTGAAAATGCAAACATAGCCAACATAATCCAGTTCTGTGGATTTGAAGCTGGAGGAGATAGGACTACTGAGAGGTCAATGAATTCTACGATGACATGTCCTGTTCAAGCATGCCCAGTAGATAATTTCTTTGAATATGTCCCAGCTTCACCTCTACCATGCTTTTGTGCCTCCCCTCTTAGGATTGGATACAGACTTAAGAGCCCTAGTTTCTCTTATTTTGATCCATATGCTTTTCCATTCGAGTTACATGTGACTAGTGCTCTTAAACTGAATCCATATCAATTGTCAATCGATTCCTATTTCTGGGAAGAAGGCCCTCGTTTAAGAATGCATCTGAAGATATTTCCTCCAGCTAATAATGTGCACTCAAACACATTTAATGTATCCGAGGTTGGACGAATAAGAGGTGCATTTACATCGTGGCACTTTCCTGGTGATGACTTATTCGGACCATATGAACTTCTCAACTTCACTCTAGTGGGACCTTATGCAGCGA TACATTTCGACACAAAAGGGAAGAATATTAGCATAGGAATTTGGGTAGCCGTTATATTAGGTGCTATTGCCTGTACCGTTGCAGTATCTGCAGTTGTCACACTTCTTATTGCTAGAAGATATGCTAGAAAGCATAGAAATTTGTCGAGAAGACATTCAT CATCGAAGGCATCGATAAAAATCGATGGTGTGAAAGGCTTCACATTTAAAGAAATGGCCCTGGCTACTGATAACTTTAACTGCTCAACTCAAGTTGGTAGAGGAGGCTATGGAAAGGTTTATAGAGGTGTTCTTTCTGGCAACTCAATTGTGGCCATAAAGCGTACTGAAGAAGGATCATTACAAGGCCAAAAAGAATTTCTGACTGAGATTAAATTGTTGTCAAGGTTGCATCACAGAAATCTAGTTTCACTGGTTGGATATTGTGAAGAAAAAGAGGAGCAG ATGCTGGTGTACGAGTTCATGCCAAATGGTACCTTGCGGGACTGGCTTTCCG ATAAGGCCAAGGGAACATTGAACTTTGGTACAAGGTTAAGCATCGCGCTGGGTTCAGCTAAGGGTATCCTTTACCTCCATACTGAAGCACAGCCTCCGGTATTCCACCGGGATATCAAGGCCACTAACATACTATTAGACTCTAAGCTCACTGCTAAAGTTGCTGACTTTGGACTCTCACGTCTCGCTCCTGTCTTGGATGATGAAGGGAATCTGCCTAATCATGTATCAACAGTAGTGAGGGGAACTCCA GGATACCTCGATCCAGAATACTTTTTGACCCATAAGTTGACAGACAAGAGTGATGTGTATAGCCTTGGGATTGTGTTTCTGGAGCTCCTGACTGGTATGCACCCCATATCACATGGCAAAAACATTGTTCGCGAG GTTAACATGGCTCATCAGTCTGGCATTATGTTCTCTATCATAGACAACAGAATGGGTGCTTATCCATCTGAATGTGTGGAGAGATTTGTGGCGTTGGCACTCAGCTGTTGCCATGACAAGCAAGAAAAGCGGCCGTCAATGCAGGATGTGGTCAGGGAACTGGAAACCATACTCAAAATGATGCCAGAAGCTGATGCCATCTATGCAGAATCCACTTCCACATATTCTGGCAAATCCACTCCCACATATTCCGGCAAGTcagcatcatcatcttcattttaCTCGAGCCAATATCTATACGAAAGTTCCTGTCTTCTGGGAAGTGATCTTAGCAGTGGTGTTGTTCCCACCATCAACCCTCGCTAA
- the LOC7482614 gene encoding probable LRR receptor-like serine/threonine-protein kinase At1g06840 isoform X7: MKQLSNWNKGDPCTSNWTGVFCYDATGTDGYLHVRELQLLNLNLSGNLAPELGQLSQLAILDFMWNELTGSIPREIGNLSSLKLLLLNGNKLSGSLPDELGYLSKLIRLQVDQNNISGRIPKSFANMSSIRHFHLNNNSISGQIPPELSKLSTLVHLLLDNNNLSGYLPPELSKFPEMRIIQLDNNNFNGSGIPATYGSLSRLVKLSLRNCSLQGSIPDLSSIPNLYYLDLSKNNLRGSLPPKLSDTMRTIDLSENHLSGSIPGSFSDLSFLQRLSLENNQLNGSVPANIWQNMTSTKSACFTIDLRNNSLSSISGALNPPDNVTLRLRGNPICENANIANIIQFCGFEAGGDRTTERSMNSTMTCPVQACPVDNFFEYVPASPLPCFCASPLRIGYRLKSPSFSYFDPYAFPFELHVTSALKLNPYQLSIDSYFWEEGPRLRMHLKIFPPANNVHSNTFNVSEVGRIRGAFTSWHFPGDDLFGPYELLNFTLVGPYAAIHFDTKGKNISIGIWVAVILGAIACTVAVSAVVTLLIARRYARKHRNLSRRHSSSKASIKIDGVKGFTFKEMALATDNFNCSTQVGRGGYGKVYRGVLSGNSIVAIKRTEEGSLQGQKEFLTEIKLLSRLHHRNLVSLVGYCEEKEEQMLVYEFMPNGTLRDWLSDKAKGTLNFGTRLSIALGSAKGILYLHTEAQPPVFHRDIKATNILLDSKLTAKVADFGLSRLAPVLDDEGNLPNHVSTVVRGTPGYLDPEYFLTHKLTDKSDVYSLGIVFLELLTGMHPISHGKNIVREVNMAHQSGIMFSIIDNRMGAYPSECVERFVALALSCCHDKQEKRPSMQDVVRELETILKMMPEADAIYAESTSTYSGKSTPTYSGKSASSSSFYSSQYLYESSCLLGSDLSSGVVPTINPR; the protein is encoded by the exons ATGAAGCAACTCAGTAATTGGAATAAGGGAGATCCATGTACATCCAATTGGACTGGTGTTTTTTGTTATGATGCAACTGGGACTGATGGATACTTGCATGTCCGAGAACT TCAGCTTCTTAATTTGAATCTTTCTGGAAATTTAGCACCTGAGCTAGGCCAACTTTCTCAACTGGCAATATT GGATTTCATGTGGAATGAATTGACTGGCAGCATACCAAGAGAGATAGGAAATCTTTCATCTTTGAAACTCCT GCTGTTGAATGGAAACAAATTATCAGGATCGTTACCTGATGAGCTTGGCTATTTATCGAAATTAATTAGACTCCAAGTGGATCAGAACAATATTTCAGGACGAATACCAAAATCATTTGCTAACATGAGCAGTATTAGACATTT CCACTTGAACAACAACTCAATCAGTGGTCAAATTCCACCCGAGCTTTCCAAACTATCAACTCTTGTTCACTT GCTTTTGGATAATAATAACTTATCTGGGTATCTTCCACCAGAATTATCAAAGTTCCCAGAGATGCGGATAAT TCAACTTGACAACAACAACTTTAACGGATCTGGAATTCCAGCTACTTATGGCAGCCTTTCCAGATTAGTAAAATT AAGTCTCAGAAATTGTAGCTTGCAAGGTTCTATACCTGATCTTAGCAGCATACCAAACCTATACTATTT GGATCTGAGCAAGAACAACCTTAGAGGATCTCTACCACCCAAACTTTCTGATACTATGAGAACTAT CGATTTGTCAGAGAACCATCTTAGTGGATCTATACCAGGAAGTTTCTcagatctttcttttcttcaaagaCT GTCACTTGAAAATAATCAGTTGAATGGGTCTGTGCCAGCTAACATTTGGCAGAACATGACCTCCACTAAAAGTGCTTGTTTTACAAT TGATCTCAGGAACAATTCACTCTCAAGCATTTCGGGGGCGTTGAATCCGCCGGACAATGTCACCTTAag GCTTCGAGGCAATCCTATTTGTGAAAATGCAAACATAGCCAACATAATCCAGTTCTGTGGATTTGAAGCTGGAGGAGATAGGACTACTGAGAGGTCAATGAATTCTACGATGACATGTCCTGTTCAAGCATGCCCAGTAGATAATTTCTTTGAATATGTCCCAGCTTCACCTCTACCATGCTTTTGTGCCTCCCCTCTTAGGATTGGATACAGACTTAAGAGCCCTAGTTTCTCTTATTTTGATCCATATGCTTTTCCATTCGAGTTACATGTGACTAGTGCTCTTAAACTGAATCCATATCAATTGTCAATCGATTCCTATTTCTGGGAAGAAGGCCCTCGTTTAAGAATGCATCTGAAGATATTTCCTCCAGCTAATAATGTGCACTCAAACACATTTAATGTATCCGAGGTTGGACGAATAAGAGGTGCATTTACATCGTGGCACTTTCCTGGTGATGACTTATTCGGACCATATGAACTTCTCAACTTCACTCTAGTGGGACCTTATGCAGCGA TACATTTCGACACAAAAGGGAAGAATATTAGCATAGGAATTTGGGTAGCCGTTATATTAGGTGCTATTGCCTGTACCGTTGCAGTATCTGCAGTTGTCACACTTCTTATTGCTAGAAGATATGCTAGAAAGCATAGAAATTTGTCGAGAAGACATTCAT CATCGAAGGCATCGATAAAAATCGATGGTGTGAAAGGCTTCACATTTAAAGAAATGGCCCTGGCTACTGATAACTTTAACTGCTCAACTCAAGTTGGTAGAGGAGGCTATGGAAAGGTTTATAGAGGTGTTCTTTCTGGCAACTCAATTGTGGCCATAAAGCGTACTGAAGAAGGATCATTACAAGGCCAAAAAGAATTTCTGACTGAGATTAAATTGTTGTCAAGGTTGCATCACAGAAATCTAGTTTCACTGGTTGGATATTGTGAAGAAAAAGAGGAGCAG ATGCTGGTGTACGAGTTCATGCCAAATGGTACCTTGCGGGACTGGCTTTCCG ATAAGGCCAAGGGAACATTGAACTTTGGTACAAGGTTAAGCATCGCGCTGGGTTCAGCTAAGGGTATCCTTTACCTCCATACTGAAGCACAGCCTCCGGTATTCCACCGGGATATCAAGGCCACTAACATACTATTAGACTCTAAGCTCACTGCTAAAGTTGCTGACTTTGGACTCTCACGTCTCGCTCCTGTCTTGGATGATGAAGGGAATCTGCCTAATCATGTATCAACAGTAGTGAGGGGAACTCCA GGATACCTCGATCCAGAATACTTTTTGACCCATAAGTTGACAGACAAGAGTGATGTGTATAGCCTTGGGATTGTGTTTCTGGAGCTCCTGACTGGTATGCACCCCATATCACATGGCAAAAACATTGTTCGCGAG GTTAACATGGCTCATCAGTCTGGCATTATGTTCTCTATCATAGACAACAGAATGGGTGCTTATCCATCTGAATGTGTGGAGAGATTTGTGGCGTTGGCACTCAGCTGTTGCCATGACAAGCAAGAAAAGCGGCCGTCAATGCAGGATGTGGTCAGGGAACTGGAAACCATACTCAAAATGATGCCAGAAGCTGATGCCATCTATGCAGAATCCACTTCCACATATTCTGGCAAATCCACTCCCACATATTCCGGCAAGTcagcatcatcatcttcattttaCTCGAGCCAATATCTATACGAAAGTTCCTGTCTTCTGGGAAGTGATCTTAGCAGTGGTGTTGTTCCCACCATCAACCCTCGCTAA